The Augochlora pura isolate Apur16 unplaced genomic scaffold, APUR_v2.2.1 APUR_unplaced_440, whole genome shotgun sequence genomic sequence caaattattttttcgaaatagtcgaaataataatttacgaatAATGTAACACTTTACGctcgaaattgtaaaaatttggaGACATAAAAATCGGACGTAGAACACTAACATAAACTATACATATGTGCAAGGATAGGAGATAGTGCGCTTTTTCATGCAAAATCGCAATTTTATCTATCAATTGAAATGAAcagaaattgaatagaaatgcATGGTCAGGTGccataaaatacataaaaaaaaacgttgcGTCCAAACACATCTcttaacgattttattaagAGTTATATAACAGTGttcgtcaatttttctaatcatTTCACTGTTTCGTTACCTACTGAcctttgttataaatgcataaaattaacaGTCTAATTCTAATGCTTCTCGCGTATAGCATTTAGCAAAGAATTCTGTTCTATAATGAATTCTACACAAACGGAAGTCTGTAGCATATTCTTCTACGTATTGGCACGAGAGCGCGCATCATGTGGTCTCTCGCAACAGATTCAAATACGCAAAGGAAGATTTCACTacctaaaataacaaattttatatgatctcttattttacaaatatttaattttcttattttatttcagagcTGTATAACCCCTTGGCTACGGCAGATTTTGACATGCACGGcttatagcaataataatgataaccTCAATTTCTATGGTGAGTCACGATGTGCGCCGAGAACAGCAAATTTTTGGGTAaggatgcatttttatgaaaatatatttcaacgatcgagaaactaaatttcgctacgttaaaacaatattatttctttctttgtatTATGAGCCGGATTGTTACGGTAAATGttgaacatttaatattaaagcaaggctttttttagaaaaaatatagtgATCTAGTAAAGCGtgatataattcaaaatatggataaatagaaaatgttagattttaatttcgattttctaattggaaaattttagattttaattctaattttctaattggaaaatcatagatttttatttttattttctaactaGAAAATCttagattttaatttgaattttctaacTAGAAAATCttagattttaatttgaattttctaacTAGAAAAtcttagattttaattttaatttgctaaTTGGAAAATCttagattttaatttgaatttgctAATTGGAAAATCttagattttaatttgaatttttcaactaGAAAAtcttagattttaattttaattttctaattggaAAATCTTTTGTTATGTGTTCTCCCATCTACACATTCTCACCTTTTGTCTAATAATGGTCAGATCtcgtaaaaattatctataaaattgtcaaaattcCTACAGGCGCTTTCagtattacaaaatttctaaaCGCATATATGCGACCACTGtagccaaggggttaaagcaTCCAAGAGGCACTTACTTGACTAAAAGTACAAATGGACATGTGTACCATCTTGTTAGCCGTGATTTTCATCACCACGCTCGACCTCGCTATGATCATTCTCAGGTCGAGGACGCATTTATATGGCAAGCAATACCATTCTGTCATGTACACCACATAACCGACTTTACTGCACTGTTGAGAATGCGGTCGGTGAATCTCGATCCCAGTTTAAACGCCAGCTTGTCGTTACTTGTCTCCGTTACCTGATCTGTTAGCACTTCACCAAtgtaacaaagtaaaaatatgttgaagAACATTGAAAACATGATCATTAAATACGTGGTTAGGTTGCGGTAATCGCGTTCGTCCCATTCctaaaagaacaatattttcgtatttttaaagGGTTGACCATACGATTCTAGTTTTCTAGTGTCATTAAATACGATGTTAAATGTtgctagtaataaataaattattacggcgctactaaaaattaacgtacattattttagatatattctaatatctcagcctaattatatttaatttctggtAGGAATATTCtcataatgatttttataaagaaattttattgtttgttaGACCGATTATTTATGCGCATCATAAGgatcattaaatttcattttacgctaaaaatatattaaaatatattagaaatatattaaagcgCTAATAATGCTtctacagaatttttaatcttttttataggttatgaCAAAAACTCGCCGACAAGAGTGACGAGACTTTACATGCCATCACcatatcaaatttattattataataaatataaaaattatgaaatcaatAGTACATAACACAGCGAagtttatgttaaaaataaattaatcagataaaatgaaaatagaaaattaacatactatagaaaagtaaaattaatatcttcgtTAACatagtacaattttttatctaaaaaagtTTACTAATAACTTTCGCCTTTCGAATATAAAAAGTGAcgggttaaataaatacgttgAACATATCATGGATTATTGTACTTTTGTGTATAGTGATTGCCATACCATAAGGATGTAATAGCCGATCAAACAAGTGCTCAGGCTGTTGTGGAACAATTCCGAGAAACATATTGGACTTATCACATCCTCGATACGGGATATGaagctgaaattaaattaaatatattttcgaattaatgtATCCGTTGCCGTTGACGATGCAcgataaattatgaattattgaatttattctcgatttcatttatctgcgattttatttaatcttttcgcCGCGAACGTTgacttttgtaattaatttctgtcttGTTATCATATCTttcgaatttcttatttttgtcatCATGTCCAATGTATATATGTAACttccaatatatttaatattttcagaaaatctgcctaattagaagaattaaatgaagtagAAGAGCAGTGCGTCAACGGCAacgaaaataagaatttaattactgtaaaacTTCGACGTTACTTTAGAATCCTTATATGGTACTGCACGACGAGTCCGATGTCCTCGAAGAAGATCTTCGTGTCCCGTCCCCTGAACTCGTTCACCAACTCCGTGATCCGCGACATCAGGATGTTCAGCTGGCCGCAGGCGTGCGCCGCGAACACCGCCGCGAGACTAAAACCTCCAACAGCGATCGAGTTAGCGACAAAAGCAGAAAGGAACTGCGAGgcgataataatttcgttcgcggGGCTCTGGTCGGTGTCGATCAGCTTCTGATAGAAAACGAACGGCAGCATATGGATGGTTCTGGTGTCGTTGCCGATTTCAACGGACTTCGTGGACATAGTGGCGATCAAGCAATAGGAGAAGACACCGCCTTGCATGAAAGCAGCACAAAAGACGGAGACGTAGCGGCCGAGCTTGGCGTACCTCAGCATCACCTGGCGACGGTGTATGCCGGAGACGATCTGCCAATCGGCCTCGAGATGCTTCACGCAGTGCCGTATCTCGTTGCTGCTGGCCAACAATATCGCGAGCTTGACGCCGCCCATGACCCAATGGATGAGCGGACCGATAGTTTTCAGCTTCTGGTAGAGCTCCGTCTCTTCCAAGCAGATATGGAGTATCCAAGGGATCACGGTGAACAGAATGGAGCCGTAACAGACGATGATCAACAGGACCGAGACGACGCGTTCGAGTTTGGTCGTGGACGGCGACGCCGGCCAGGCTCCGATCGGTTTCAGGTACCATCGGTTTAACTGCAAACTGTAATCGCTCGGACTCCCGATGTCCGCCCCGATGATCGTCTTCGATTGGTTAACCATGACGGTCGCTCATCGAAGCCCAGCAAGCTACTGACTGCGCGCAACACCGTCACGGCGCCAGGCCGCTCTACTCGGCGCACACGATCGCTCAACGCTTGCGCAGATTTTACGCACCCGTTTGCTACCTTTCGCTGATCGATTCGTCCGGTCGTCAGTGCTACTTGTTGCAGCGAACCGCGCAAACATGTTTGTCGTCGGATGCGAAACCTGTACGCTTCGTTGGTTAGTGCGTTCACCTGGGCAGACGTTGCATAGACTTACagtctattttcttttctggGGAGGAGATTTTCAAGGCAAATGTTCGCCATGAGTTTGCATTTGATGCGAGCAATAAAATGTAAgtatatttggaaaattgttgagtTAATGGAGAAAGCTTTTAAGAGGTTAGTTCTCGCGATAAATAGGAGGGTAGTTTCATAGAAATAATGAAGGAGTAATCTACagacattttatatattatagaaattggtAGGGATAATATGCCgacgataaagaaaaagatgaataataaaaatcgaatgaaatgatatGGATGATGAATAAacaagaaacaaattaataacttgtactactctgttataaaaatgcatccctGAATAGGTTAATTGATGTAGCCAtctaaaatgtttttcattgAGAACGATTTCGAATATAAGATCtttgtttatatattcacaatttacttataaataataccaGATGCCGTCGCGCAAAcattaattgatatataaagatacagaataattatatgtaatgaTTTATAAcgcagaataattatatataatgatttaaaacgcagaataattgtatataatgatttaaaacgcagaataattatatataatgatttaaaacgcagaataattaaatataatgatttagaacgcagaataatttaatataataattaataaagcagaataattaatataataattttttcaaatactgTATTTAACAAGAAACTCCATTCAAAGgctttctaaataaaattctacatattttgatttattaggAAGTTCATACACATACGTCACCATTTAAACAGTACTGCGTTTATCACACGGTCTGTCGCAGAAGATTGAAATACGCGAAGGAAGATTTCATTGTCTACAACGACACAAATTTCTGATAAagcgtatttaaataaattaataaattgtatccGATTTTGTTACAGTgtcacattttattcgaacgtcAACAGCATACTTACTTGACCGAACGTGTAGATGGACATGTGGAACATCTTGCTAGCAGTGATCTTGATCATCACGCTGGACCTCGTTATGATCACGTTCAAGTCGAGAATGCATTTGTGTGGTAAGCGATACCAATCTGTCATGTACACCACTTCACCGACTTTCTTGCACTGTTGGGAATGC encodes the following:
- the LOC144477841 gene encoding odorant receptor 10-like, with amino-acid sequence MVNQSKTIIGADIGSPSDYSLQLNRWYLKPIGAWPASPSTTKLERVVSVLLIIVCYGSILFTVIPWILHICLEETELYQKLKTIGPLIHWVMGGVKLAILLASSNEIRHCVKHLEADWQIVSGIHRRQVMLRYAKLGRYVSVFCAAFMQGGVFSYCLIATMSTKSVEIGNDTRTIHMLPFVFYQKLIDTDQSPANEIIIASQFLSAFVANSIAVGGFSLAAVFAAHACGQLNILMSRITELVNEFRGRDTKIFFEDIGLVVQYHIRILNFISRIEDVISPICFSELFHNSLSTCLIGYYILMEWDERDYRNLTTYLMIMFSMFFNIFLLCYIGEVLTDQCSKVGYVVYMTEWYCLPYKCVLDLRMIIARSSVVMKITANKMVHMSICTFSQVVKSSFAYLNLLRETT